One genomic segment of Catalinimonas alkaloidigena includes these proteins:
- a CDS encoding glutamine synthetase beta-grasp domain-containing protein: MTKSKLEYIWLDGYQPTQELRSKSKIVDEFDGKLESCPMWSFDGSSTQQAEGGSSDCILKPVAIYPDPDRNNGWLVMTEVMNPDGTPHPSNGRAKIDDDDNDFWFGFEQEYFIMDTETDLPLGFPRGGFPGPQGQYYCSVGGRYTWGRDLVEEHLDMCLSAGLNIEGINQEVAPGQWEFQNFAKGAKKAGDEIWVARYLLNRLSEKYGYYIELHPKPVHGDWNGSGMHANFSNSTLRNAGSKEIYEKVCEAFRPVMEHHIEVYGAHNDQRLTGLHETQSIDEFSYGISDRGASIRIPIATVKSGWKGYLEDRRPASNADPYKVAARIVKTVKNAV; encoded by the coding sequence ATGACAAAATCAAAGCTTGAGTACATTTGGTTAGATGGATATCAGCCAACACAAGAACTGAGAAGTAAATCTAAAATCGTTGATGAATTTGACGGCAAACTGGAAAGTTGTCCCATGTGGTCTTTTGATGGTAGCTCTACTCAGCAGGCCGAGGGAGGTTCTTCAGATTGTATACTTAAGCCAGTCGCTATATATCCTGATCCTGACAGAAACAACGGATGGTTGGTAATGACAGAGGTCATGAATCCGGATGGTACTCCTCACCCTTCAAATGGAAGAGCCAAGATAGATGATGATGATAACGATTTCTGGTTCGGCTTTGAGCAAGAATATTTCATTATGGATACTGAAACTGACCTTCCTCTAGGATTCCCCAGAGGTGGATTTCCCGGCCCTCAGGGACAGTATTACTGCTCTGTGGGAGGGCGTTATACCTGGGGTAGAGATCTGGTTGAAGAGCATCTGGACATGTGCCTCTCAGCCGGATTAAATATAGAAGGTATCAACCAGGAAGTAGCCCCCGGCCAATGGGAATTTCAAAACTTCGCCAAAGGAGCTAAAAAGGCAGGAGACGAAATCTGGGTGGCCCGTTATCTTCTAAACAGACTTTCTGAAAAATACGGATATTATATTGAACTGCACCCCAAACCTGTTCATGGAGACTGGAACGGTTCTGGTATGCATGCCAACTTCTCTAATAGCACATTGAGAAATGCGGGCAGCAAGGAGATCTATGAAAAAGTTTGTGAAGCATTCAGACCTGTAATGGAACATCACATAGAGGTATATGGCGCGCATAATGATCAGCGACTGACCGGATTGCACGAGACACAATCTATCGATGAATTTTCCTACGGTATATCTGATAGAGGAGCCTCTATTCGTATTCCTATTGCTACCGTAAAGAGTGGCTGGAAAGGTTATCTTGAAGACAGAAGACCTGCTTCCAATGCGGATCCTTACAAAGTTGCTGCAAGGATTGTAAAAACAGTGAAGAACGCAGTTTAA
- a CDS encoding DMT family transporter, producing the protein MKINPYIEVILAVCIMGSSGLFIKILNLPPVSLSFFRMAIPATLLFIYFSFQGKNLFRGSFRLMLVGSVMNAARIFLFITSYTYTNISNAVIILYTWPVFATIFSMIFLKEKVAIRNQILLLLPITGIVLMFINQTFSTKNDDFIGMCAMLLSAIIYAMTIIIFKKESHKYSGYETVFFQNLAGGFIFLPFFLQTDFSFNLNQLILIPLFGIIIGIGAFGLFFSALKKIKASTVSFLTYLEVIIATMYGVLIFDEKLSWNIIAGGCLIIISTILIKKN; encoded by the coding sequence ATGAAAATCAATCCCTATATTGAGGTCATACTAGCAGTATGTATCATGGGCTCATCAGGTTTGTTTATCAAAATCCTGAATCTCCCTCCTGTCAGCTTGTCTTTTTTTAGAATGGCGATACCTGCGACGCTACTCTTTATTTATTTTTCTTTTCAGGGAAAGAACCTGTTCAGAGGTTCGTTCAGGCTTATGTTGGTTGGCTCTGTAATGAATGCCGCACGTATCTTCTTATTTATCACCAGTTATACCTATACCAATATCTCCAATGCAGTCATCATACTCTATACCTGGCCTGTTTTTGCAACCATATTTAGCATGATTTTTTTAAAAGAAAAAGTTGCCATTCGCAACCAAATTTTACTATTGCTCCCTATTACTGGTATAGTGCTGATGTTCATTAACCAAACTTTTTCAACTAAGAATGACGATTTTATTGGGATGTGTGCCATGCTGTTATCAGCTATTATTTACGCAATGACAATCATCATATTCAAAAAAGAATCCCATAAGTACAGTGGATATGAAACCGTTTTTTTTCAGAACCTCGCCGGGGGATTTATATTTCTACCCTTTTTTTTACAGACTGACTTTAGCTTCAATTTAAATCAATTAATACTGATTCCTTTGTTTGGAATTATTATCGGCATTGGTGCATTTGGTCTTTTCTTCTCCGCCCTAAAAAAAATCAAAGCTTCAACGGTATCATTTCTCACCTATCTGGAAGTAATTATCGCTACAATGTACGGCGTATTAATTTTTGACGAAAAGCTGAGCTGGAATATCATAGCGGGTGGATGTCTCATCATTATATCCACCATATTAATCAAGAAAAATTAA
- the mtaB gene encoding tRNA (N(6)-L-threonylcarbamoyladenosine(37)-C(2))-methylthiotransferase MtaB, translating to MKNSGRSVAFYTLGCKLNFSETSTIGRMFEKRGYQKVDFHEKADIYIINTCSVTDNADKKCRKVVREARSISPDAYICILGCYAQLKPKEIAEIPGVDAVLGAAEKFRLLDLLDGFKRSETVQVLASDVGEANTYQHAFSIHDRTRTFLKVQDGCNYHCTFCTIPLARGKSRSDKIDNIVDTAHEIAQTDVKEVVLTGVNIGDFGIVNGKREERFIDLVKALDEVAGIDRIRISSIEPNLLSNEIIAFVAQSQRFVPHFHIPLQSGSNKTLRLMRRRYLRELYVDRVQKIKQLMPQACIGVDVIVGFPGESEEDFLETYQFLNELPISYLHVFTYSERANTPAVEMDGVVPKKERSKRSKMLRILSEKKKRKFYEENVGRSGVVLFEDDVQNGQMHGFTENYVRVTAKYDPLLINELKPVKLTKLNEDGLMEVEEAETVYEVH from the coding sequence ATGAAGAATAGTGGACGTTCAGTAGCATTTTACACATTAGGATGTAAACTTAATTTTTCAGAGACTTCTACCATCGGTCGTATGTTTGAAAAACGTGGGTATCAAAAGGTGGATTTTCATGAAAAAGCAGATATATATATTATCAATACCTGTTCTGTAACCGACAATGCAGATAAAAAGTGCAGGAAGGTAGTACGAGAAGCAAGGAGCATTTCTCCGGATGCTTACATTTGTATTTTGGGATGTTATGCTCAACTTAAACCTAAAGAGATTGCTGAAATACCTGGTGTAGATGCGGTTTTGGGTGCGGCTGAAAAATTCAGGTTACTGGATCTGTTGGATGGTTTTAAACGTAGCGAAACAGTACAAGTACTTGCCTCAGATGTAGGTGAAGCGAATACCTATCAGCATGCGTTCTCAATACACGATCGTACGCGTACATTTTTAAAAGTGCAGGACGGCTGTAATTACCATTGTACTTTCTGCACTATCCCACTGGCAAGAGGAAAAAGCCGTAGTGATAAGATTGACAATATAGTGGATACAGCTCATGAAATTGCTCAGACGGATGTGAAGGAAGTGGTTTTAACAGGAGTCAACATAGGTGATTTTGGTATTGTAAACGGTAAAAGAGAAGAACGTTTTATAGATCTTGTAAAAGCCTTGGATGAAGTAGCCGGAATTGACAGAATCAGGATATCATCTATTGAACCGAATTTATTGAGCAATGAAATTATTGCATTTGTTGCGCAATCTCAAAGATTTGTTCCTCACTTTCATATCCCTTTACAGTCTGGCTCAAACAAGACCTTACGGTTGATGCGTCGTCGTTATCTACGTGAGCTATACGTAGACCGTGTGCAGAAAATCAAACAACTTATGCCACAGGCTTGCATAGGGGTTGATGTAATTGTGGGCTTTCCGGGTGAATCTGAAGAAGACTTTCTGGAAACCTATCAGTTTCTCAACGAATTGCCCATCTCTTATCTGCATGTTTTTACTTATTCTGAAAGAGCTAATACCCCAGCAGTTGAAATGGATGGCGTGGTACCTAAAAAAGAACGTAGCAAAAGATCAAAAATGCTCAGGATACTTTCAGAGAAAAAGAAAAGAAAATTTTATGAGGAAAATGTGGGCAGAAGTGGTGTAGTACTGTTTGAGGATGATGTACAAAATGGCCAAATGCATGGCTTTACCGAAAATTACGTACGAGTGACCGCCAAATATGACCCTCTGCTGATCAATGAACTGAAGCCAGTAAAATTAACGAAGCTCAATGAAGACGGACTTATGGAAGTGGAAGAGGCGGAAACAGTTTATGAGGTACATTAG
- a CDS encoding complex I subunit 1/NuoH family protein, with translation METFLIFLHLVLIYTVFAVYAERKISAFIQDRYGPMEVGYHGLLQTVADLLKLLQKEDIKPKSADKKLFKIAPALIFVAIFSGFAVVPLTPSLSGSMADVGVFYLLAIVSLDVIGILMAGWGSNSKFSLFGAIRSVAQIISYEIPLGLSVLCVVMISQSLSLQEISYQQGIWWSTISDQSNYLFGIRAWDIQITEIGGILTWNIFRVPILFFAFIIFLIASLAEANRAPFDLPESESELVGGYHTEYSGFRWALIMLSEYGMMLLVSFLAAILFLGSWNTPFPNIGSLKLAAWTSGVPGTWLANVWGAFWLISKAILLVLFQMWVRWTYPRLRVDQLMILCWKYLVPATLLLVLLCGVWRLMMI, from the coding sequence ATGGAAACATTTTTGATTTTTTTGCACCTTGTTCTGATCTACACAGTTTTTGCGGTCTACGCTGAACGTAAAATATCCGCTTTTATACAGGACAGATACGGTCCTATGGAAGTAGGGTATCATGGCTTATTACAGACTGTTGCTGACTTATTGAAGCTTCTTCAAAAGGAAGATATTAAACCTAAGTCGGCTGACAAAAAGCTGTTTAAAATTGCACCAGCGCTTATCTTCGTCGCTATTTTTTCTGGATTTGCAGTTGTTCCCCTTACTCCTAGTCTGAGCGGGTCTATGGCTGATGTAGGTGTATTTTATCTGCTGGCCATTGTCTCATTAGATGTCATTGGTATCCTTATGGCAGGATGGGGTTCAAATAGTAAATTTTCACTCTTTGGAGCTATCCGTTCGGTCGCTCAAATTATTTCTTATGAAATCCCCCTGGGCCTTAGTGTTTTATGTGTTGTGATGATTTCTCAATCATTGAGTTTACAGGAAATTTCTTATCAACAGGGCATCTGGTGGAGTACCATCAGTGATCAGTCAAATTACTTATTTGGCATTCGTGCCTGGGATATACAGATTACAGAGATCGGAGGTATCCTCACCTGGAACATCTTCAGAGTTCCTATTCTTTTCTTTGCATTTATCATCTTTCTTATTGCTTCTTTGGCTGAAGCGAATCGCGCTCCTTTTGATTTACCTGAATCTGAATCTGAGCTAGTGGGAGGTTACCATACTGAATATTCCGGTTTCAGATGGGCACTCATTATGCTCTCTGAATATGGTATGATGTTACTGGTCAGTTTTTTAGCGGCCATTCTATTTCTAGGTAGCTGGAACACCCCTTTCCCAAACATAGGAAGCCTGAAACTAGCAGCGTGGACAAGTGGTGTACCGGGCACGTGGTTAGCAAATGTATGGGGAGCATTCTGGTTAATTTCAAAAGCAATACTATTGGTATTATTTCAGATGTGGGTGCGCTGGACCTATCCCAGGTTAAGAGTAGATCAGCTGATGATACTCTGCTGGAAATACCTTGTTCCAGCAACGCTACTCCTGGTCTTGCTTTGCGGGGTATGGCGTCTGATGATGATATAA